TCCTGGCATCTTTGAATTTTCTGAAGTTTTAACTATAATCGGTTCTCCCGATTTTACAGCTATATTTGACAATAGTTCTAATGTTGACTTTTGATTATCTACTACAATACTGTCATTTGTATCTCTTAAAGAAGCTCCCCCCTCGAGTGATGCTCCCACACCATTAACTATAAATAACTTGTATTTTTTGTCTCGATATTCAGAACCATCTACCATACCTAAAGGTGCTTTGATAAATTTGTTCATTCCATCTCCAACTAATTTCGTAACGTCTTTGTTTTGCTTTTCCAAAGCTTTAAATGGATCATATGGATTAGAACCATCACTATTATACTTGCTATTCCATCCTGATTTTTCAATCCACTCTTTCGTATCTATATTTTCCCATTTCCATCCTTTTACTTGTGGAAGGTCTTCTACAGGTATAAGCCAAGCAGTTTCTCCTATAGCAGGTGCAACTGCTAATGTAATTTCTGTGTTCGCTTGCACTCTTTGTTCAATCATAATAGGCTTTTTAGGTAACATTTCTTCTTTGATAGTCACTATAGATGGAGTATCACTAGATACCCTACCTTCTACTTTTGGAACTCTTCCATAAACATCAGGACTTCCATAACCAGAATACCCAGTTGCTATATACACATCATAATTTCCAGCTTTAATTAGTGTTTTTTTACTATCAAGTTTACGAAGTTCTAATTTGTCACCAATTGATTTGTTATACAATTGTGTTCCATCCCAGGAATTAGACCTCATGCTATTTAAATTGTCCACAGCCTGAAAACTCTTCATATCTAATATTATCTTAGAAGGTACAATATAGACATATTGATCTAAAGGGCTATTTTTAACAGAAGGTGTCCAATTTGAAATTGTAAAATCCCTTACATCTACTCCTAAATTGGCATAATCAATATCTTTAGCAGCATTATCTCTTATTAGAGGGGCTTCTGCTTGTTTAACTTCTGTTGGTGCACTTTCAGCTCTTCCTAGTCTAGTTATAGTGACCCAAATACTTTTCCCATAAGCATCTAAATCTAATTTTGGAATTAATGCAATTTTATCTCTAGTTACTTTAGCTTCTCCTAATTTGTATTTAATTGCCTCATCACTATATACTCTTACTAGTTCTCCCTCTTGTATTTTACGTGATAAATAGCTTGCGGCCGTATCAATGTCCGCTACCTCAACTGAATCATTTTTACCGTTATTATTATAAATAGATATCTTATTAGTATCATTGAGCATTTCTGAAGGCAATACTAAATCTAAAGTTATAATTTTGTTATACCCAATTGCACTACCCTTATAGGTTCTAGTTCCATCTTTTACTGTTACCTTTACAGTATCCCAAATTACCACTAGTTGCTTCATAGTATTGTCACCCATTATAGCAGATACTTTTTCTGGTAGATATTTTTTCTCAAGAAATTTAATATCCTGATTAACATCACTAAATGCTACAACCACCTTTAAACTATCCATATTTAAAACATTATCTGTTGTGGTTTTGGAACCAATTTCTTGCGGTTTTATATTTATATTACCATTTAGAGCAACTCTAAAAAGTTTTCCTTTAGTTGTGTTGTAGTATATATTTCCTGCAACAATATTAATATATCCTACTGCATCCTCAGAAAGCTTAATTTTTTCTCCACTTCCATCAGTTTTAATCTTGTATAATTTATTTCCATCTTCAACATTACTATAATAAATCCACTCATCAAGTACATTTATATAAAAACCTTTGTTTATTTCTGAGGCCTTACCCTTGATTGCTACCACGCCACCGGTACCATCTTTTTTAACCTTGCTTATAGTTCCATTCCCTGAACAATAATAAACCCAGTCTCCGAATACTTGCAGACTAGTTGCATATTCATCACTTAATTTTCCTCTATAAGTTCCTTCTTTATTTATTACATAAGGTTTATGGCCATCAGCATGATTAATATAATAAATCCAATCTCCATCAATGTTAATATAAGCAACCTCACCAACTTGTGAATTGCTGCTGTTATTATCAGCTATAACTTGGTTACCATGATTTAGCACAGCATCAGAACCATTCTTCTTAACCTTATATAGTTTACCCCCATCTGAATGATTACTATAATAAATGTCCTCACCGGATAGTGTTATATAAGCTGCTTTATCATCTACCAATAACTGTTTTTGTGAACCATCTAATTTAGATTTATATAGTCTCCCTCCATCAGTGTAATTACTATAGTAAATATAATCTTGGGATACGTTTATATATTGGGCTTTTTCTTCACTAATTTTTTTATTAAACACTCCATCAAATGCCATTTTATAAAGCGCTTCCTTATCCGCTGGATTTGAATAGTAAATATATCCTTCTGAATCCAATGCAGCTATACCATTATTAACAATATTTCCGCCCGTATTTCCAGCTCCGAAGTCATCAAAGGTATATAGTGAGCATTGGGTTGTAAGGTTATACTGAATATTAAAATATCCTTTTGCAAGTACTGTTTTATCACTAGATAATATGGATATTTCTTCATTCATTTCACTAGAGGTATAAGCTATAATTTCCCCTATATTTTTAATGGAACTACTATGCTTTAACTTGAAATACATAGCACCTGGTACACCAACTAAATTAGTTGGTGTAACACTTATTAGTTTAACATCGCTTCTTACTACAATTTGTAAATCCACACTTGGTGATTGTAGCTTATACTCCTGAGTATTTGCATTCCATACGTATATGTGATTATTTCCTTTAGGATCTATATAAGTCATCTTATCATATTTTCTCGTTACATTAGTTCCATCTAATAAACCATATTTTAGTATACTTGAGAGCTGTTCATAATTTGCATCGTAGGTAAAATAAATATCATAACTACTATTTAAGATAATCTCATTAACTTCTTTAGAATGAGTTAATAAATAATCAGAGGAATATGCCTTGTCTGCAATTATAACCAGTCCATTTTCTCCTGGTAATCCAGCATATATATTTTTTATGTAAAAATCCATGATAGTTGGCTTTAATGTCTTTTCGCCATCTTTTGTCTTTATATTTGTAATTTCTATTCTATACCCCTTACCCTTTGTGTAATTCATATAGGGCTTAATTGTAAAAGACCTGTAATTGCTATAATCCACTATTAGACTAACCGATATAGCTTTGTCCGTAGCTTTATCATAAACTTTAACATTTTCATAATTTATAGAAGTTAAATCTACTTCTTTGTTAAAGTTTATCTTCCATACCTTATCAGGCATTACATTAAATTGATTAGCAATAGTCTTGCTATCAATTGATGTTGCGCCACTCGCCATACTTGAAACACAAAAGACACTTACCATTAGTACAAATATCAATGCACTAATAGTGCTTATAAATTTATTCTTTGTATACATAATTCACTCATCCCCCTAATTTAAAAAAACTCTATAATTTCATGTATTTCACTAAAATTCTTACACTGTTTATGGTTGAAGAAAAAAAAACTCAGAAAACTGAGTTCACTATCTAGATCTAAGATTCTCTAATACTCTTAAGGCATCCTGTGGTAATTTGTTTGATTGAGCCATCATAGCATTTCCAGCCTCAATAAGAATATTATACTTAGAGTATTCCATCATTTCCTCAGCCATATCTGTATCTCTTATACCACTTTCAGCGGATTGTATTTTATCTTCCATCTCTATTGTAGAATTATAGCTACTTTCAAATCTGTTCTCTAATGCTCCGTATTTACTTCTGGCACTGATAATAACATCAAGAGCGTTGTCTACAAGTGTTAGCGATCCGTCTATATTATTCACATCTATATTGACTGCAGTTCCAGTCTTAAGACCTAAGCCATCTGTAGTGAGTTTGTATTTTGGTATGTCAATTTTTTCTCCTACATTAGCACCTGTAGTGGTTTCAATTACTACTGACCCATCATTTTTACCACCTGTTAAAAGCTTAACTCCATTAAACTCAGTATTATTTGCCAAGTCATCTGCGGCATCTAACATTTGATTTATTTCCTTTTGGATTACTGCTTTATCCTCAGGAGTTGTAGCACCACCTGCTCCTACTAAGAGTTCTCTAACTCTTTGTAAGTTAGTAGTAATACCCTCAAGACCGCCTTCTGCAGTTTGCATCATGCTAACCCCATCTTGAGTATTTCTCGCCGCCATTTGAAGCCCTCTTATCTGCATTCTAAGTCTTTCACTTTGAGCAATGGCATTGGGATTTTCTTTGGAACTATTTATTTTAATACCAGAGG
This DNA window, taken from Clostridium estertheticum, encodes the following:
- a CDS encoding flagellin encodes the protein MRLNKNIASLNIYRAYSQNLTKQSSALGRISSGIKINSSKENPNAIAQSERLRMQIRGLQMAARNTQDGVSMMQTAEGGLEGITTNLQRVRELLVGAGGATTPEDKAVIQKEINQMLDAADDLANNTEFNGVKLLTGGKNDGSVVIETTTGANVGEKIDIPKYKLTTDGLGLKTGTAVNIDVNNIDGSLTLVDNALDVIISARSKYGALENRFESSYNSTIEMEDKIQSAESGIRDTDMAEEMMEYSKYNILIEAGNAMMAQSNKLPQDALRVLENLRSR
- a CDS encoding DUF5050 domain-containing protein codes for the protein MYTKNKFISTISALIFVLMVSVFCVSSMASGATSIDSKTIANQFNVMPDKVWKINFNKEVDLTSINYENVKVYDKATDKAISVSLIVDYSNYRSFTIKPYMNYTKGKGYRIEITNIKTKDGEKTLKPTIMDFYIKNIYAGLPGENGLVIIADKAYSSDYLLTHSKEVNEIILNSSYDIYFTYDANYEQLSSILKYGLLDGTNVTRKYDKMTYIDPKGNNHIYVWNANTQEYKLQSPSVDLQIVVRSDVKLISVTPTNLVGVPGAMYFKLKHSSSIKNIGEIIAYTSSEMNEEISILSSDKTVLAKGYFNIQYNLTTQCSLYTFDDFGAGNTGGNIVNNGIAALDSEGYIYYSNPADKEALYKMAFDGVFNKKISEEKAQYINVSQDYIYYSNYTDGGRLYKSKLDGSQKQLLVDDKAAYITLSGEDIYYSNHSDGGKLYKVKKNGSDAVLNHGNQVIADNNSSNSQVGEVAYINIDGDWIYYINHADGHKPYVINKEGTYRGKLSDEYATSLQVFGDWVYYCSGNGTISKVKKDGTGGVVAIKGKASEINKGFYINVLDEWIYYSNVEDGNKLYKIKTDGSGEKIKLSEDAVGYINIVAGNIYYNTTKGKLFRVALNGNINIKPQEIGSKTTTDNVLNMDSLKVVVAFSDVNQDIKFLEKKYLPEKVSAIMGDNTMKQLVVIWDTVKVTVKDGTRTYKGSAIGYNKIITLDLVLPSEMLNDTNKISIYNNNGKNDSVEVADIDTAASYLSRKIQEGELVRVYSDEAIKYKLGEAKVTRDKIALIPKLDLDAYGKSIWVTITRLGRAESAPTEVKQAEAPLIRDNAAKDIDYANLGVDVRDFTISNWTPSVKNSPLDQYVYIVPSKIILDMKSFQAVDNLNSMRSNSWDGTQLYNKSIGDKLELRKLDSKKTLIKAGNYDVYIATGYSGYGSPDVYGRVPKVEGRVSSDTPSIVTIKEEMLPKKPIMIEQRVQANTEITLAVAPAIGETAWLIPVEDLPQVKGWKWENIDTKEWIEKSGWNSKYNSDGSNPYDPFKALEKQNKDVTKLVGDGMNKFIKAPLGMVDGSEYRDKKYKLFIVNGVGASLEGGASLRDTNDSIVVDNQKSTLELLSNIAVKSGEPIIVKTSENSKMPGESEEARVFIVKDYDSIITIDQLENSVKAGNGKVIKVKNQTSYRIDTTGLEAALDSIKPNYTIVVVDNAGNVSPAYYVNIMLKTDELISLLNEVNEKLASVGTISPDRKDTLSKMNSLTAYLPSVEKIINNTLENKKESQKNITAAYKNLRSKFAYFLNSLGGGTGILTTDLDVDAPRFEYKNPNVGNVSVNSALLNIKVKEAATAYYVVQKADSQAPDQKQLLNYPNIDNSLIVQRGDFTFNIVMSTSISISGLERNTNYIVYTVLVDDQFNYSTVEMTKFITNEK